In the genome of Thiomicrospira aerophila AL3, one region contains:
- a CDS encoding 2Fe-2S iron-sulfur cluster-binding protein has product MATITVIGQGTAEFNGEFSLLEALDEQGFDMPYSCRGGNCGACEVKLISGEVELIQDPIYEPEQGHILTCSVIPVGDVEIELL; this is encoded by the coding sequence ATGGCCACCATTACAGTCATCGGTCAAGGAACCGCCGAATTTAACGGCGAATTTTCACTTTTAGAAGCCCTTGACGAACAAGGATTTGATATGCCCTATTCGTGTCGTGGCGGCAACTGTGGCGCTTGCGAAGTCAAATTAATTTCCGGCGAAGTCGAGTTGATTCAAGACCCCATCTATGAACCCGAACAAGGCCATATTTTAACCTGCAGCGTGATTCCCGTAGGTGATGTCGAAATAGAATTGCTGTGA
- a CDS encoding BolA family protein, producing MSIAEQIEAKIKQNLPIYDMQLHNDSHLHAGPATESHFKLVLVSEAFNGLSRVKRHQAVYQVLGDLMSQFHALALHTYTLDEWQARQTELPASTPCAHG from the coding sequence GTGAGTATAGCTGAACAGATTGAAGCCAAGATTAAACAAAATTTACCTATTTATGACATGCAGCTGCACAATGATAGCCATTTGCACGCCGGGCCAGCGACGGAATCGCATTTTAAACTGGTGTTGGTGAGTGAGGCATTTAACGGCTTGAGCCGTGTCAAACGCCATCAGGCGGTCTATCAGGTGCTCGGCGACTTGATGTCGCAATTTCATGCACTGGCCTTGCACACCTATACGTTAGATGAATGGCAGGCACGACAAACCGAATTACCAGCGTCAACCCCCTGCGCACATGGCTAA
- a CDS encoding porin, with the protein MKKKLLALSIGAALTAATVPAMSAELKISGRAHVSVDHIDNGASGARGAADAKRSGLTASSNSSRLRISGSKEVTEGLTAIMQLESMIRFDQGEGGTFGSRDTFAGLKGDFGTVRIGYFDTPLKKVRSFTDMFGDRIGDARNITSGDNLSFDNRFKNSIGYTTPNFNGFNFDLQYSATNEDNGSGRDANLDNGREAFSAALNYRADGLRMSAAVESLGQGYASNTATKQNDDAVAYRLGLTYDFTKELKVAAFYQNSNKRKTYNADRTVNNEIGSRDVFGVGASYRMGDYVVRGQYYNASNESDTKKTGADMFAVGLDRRFGRDLTLYGAYAMTNNQDNAKFSAVGGGRDTRITTVNGKDVSAFSLGLIYNF; encoded by the coding sequence ATGAAAAAGAAACTTTTAGCACTCTCTATTGGTGCCGCTTTAACGGCTGCAACGGTTCCGGCCATGTCAGCAGAATTGAAAATCTCTGGCCGCGCGCATGTATCAGTTGATCATATTGATAATGGTGCTTCAGGCGCTAGAGGTGCAGCAGATGCAAAAAGATCTGGTTTAACTGCATCTTCAAACTCTTCGCGTCTTCGTATTTCAGGCTCAAAAGAAGTGACTGAAGGCTTAACCGCAATCATGCAACTTGAATCTATGATTCGTTTCGATCAAGGTGAGGGTGGAACATTTGGCTCGCGTGACACATTTGCTGGTTTAAAGGGTGATTTCGGTACTGTACGTATTGGTTATTTTGACACGCCTCTAAAGAAAGTCCGTAGCTTCACTGACATGTTCGGTGACCGTATTGGTGATGCGCGTAACATTACTTCAGGTGATAACCTGAGCTTTGACAACCGTTTCAAAAACTCTATCGGCTATACCACACCAAATTTCAATGGCTTTAATTTTGATCTTCAATACTCAGCCACTAATGAAGATAACGGTAGTGGACGCGATGCTAACCTAGACAATGGTCGTGAGGCATTTAGTGCTGCACTTAATTATCGTGCAGATGGCTTACGTATGTCAGCCGCAGTAGAAAGTTTAGGTCAAGGTTATGCATCTAACACAGCAACTAAGCAAAATGATGATGCAGTGGCGTATCGTTTGGGTTTAACTTACGATTTTACTAAAGAGTTAAAAGTGGCTGCTTTCTACCAAAACTCAAACAAGCGTAAAACTTACAACGCCGATCGCACTGTTAATAATGAAATAGGCTCTCGCGATGTATTTGGTGTAGGTGCTTCATACCGCATGGGTGATTATGTTGTACGTGGTCAGTACTATAATGCCAGCAATGAAAGCGACACCAAAAAAACTGGTGCAGATATGTTTGCTGTGGGCTTAGATCGTCGCTTTGGTCGTGATTTAACTCTTTACGGTGCTTACGCTATGACCAACAACCAAGATAACGCCAAGTTTTCTGCTGTAGGTGGTGGTCGTGATACCCGTATCACAACAGTTAATGGTAAAGATGTATCTGCGTTCTCTTTAGGCTTAATCTACAACTTCTAA
- the pdxA gene encoding 4-hydroxythreonine-4-phosphate dehydrogenase PdxA, producing MSYHPSRLVISSGEPAGIGPDLIVELAQLHWPVPMVVIGDRQLLLDRAQQLNLPLTLHDYQADEAQAALPPGELYLLHEPLAAPCQAGLLNPANAQYVLNMLTRATQGCLAGEFSALITGPVHKGVINDAGVAFSGHTEMLAELSQVDQVVMMLATPGLRVALATTHLPLRAVADAITPELVGRVMDITYHALQTQFGLATPRLFVAGLNPHAGEDGHMGREEIDIINPIIAQRKAQGWAVSGSYPADTLFTPAKLNQADAFLAMYHDQGLPVLKHKGFGQAVNITLGLPFVRTSVDHGTALELAGTGQADAGSFRYAIQVALEMLEAQHEPR from the coding sequence ATGTCCTATCACCCTAGTCGTTTAGTCATTAGCTCGGGCGAACCTGCCGGCATTGGCCCAGATTTGATTGTTGAGCTCGCCCAACTCCATTGGCCGGTGCCGATGGTGGTGATAGGCGATCGCCAACTCCTGCTAGACCGTGCGCAACAACTAAACCTGCCGTTGACCCTACATGACTATCAAGCCGATGAGGCGCAAGCCGCACTGCCTCCTGGTGAACTCTATCTACTACACGAACCCTTAGCGGCGCCCTGTCAAGCAGGCCTGCTTAATCCTGCCAATGCCCAGTATGTCCTTAATATGCTCACGCGTGCTACCCAAGGCTGTTTGGCCGGGGAATTTAGTGCATTGATTACCGGTCCGGTGCATAAAGGCGTGATTAATGACGCCGGTGTCGCCTTTAGTGGTCATACTGAAATGCTGGCAGAACTCAGTCAGGTAGATCAAGTAGTGATGATGTTGGCTACGCCCGGATTACGTGTGGCACTGGCGACCACCCACCTCCCCTTGCGCGCAGTGGCCGATGCGATTACCCCCGAATTAGTGGGTCGCGTGATGGATATTACTTATCACGCCTTGCAAACTCAGTTCGGTCTAGCCACACCGCGCTTATTCGTTGCCGGCTTAAATCCGCATGCGGGCGAAGATGGCCACATGGGGCGCGAAGAAATCGACATCATTAACCCCATCATTGCGCAACGCAAAGCACAGGGTTGGGCGGTTTCGGGCAGTTATCCGGCAGACACCCTGTTTACCCCGGCCAAACTCAATCAGGCCGATGCCTTTTTAGCGATGTATCATGATCAAGGCTTGCCGGTACTCAAACACAAAGGGTTTGGCCAGGCTGTCAATATCACGCTAGGTCTGCCGTTTGTGCGCACTTCGGTAGATCATGGCACCGCACTCGAGCTGGCCGGTACAGGTCAAGCCGATGCAGGGAGTTTTCGCTATGCTATTCAAGTCGCACTAGAAATGCTGGAGGCGCAACATGAGCCGCGCTAA
- a CDS encoding ATP-binding protein, with amino-acid sequence MKKLPIGIQTFAKIREGDFVYIDKTPLVHQMVNSAGRFFLSRPRRFGKSLLLDTFKELFEGNQALFKGLYIEDKWDWSTTYPVIHLNFANGVIESREDLDQLIYNLLKENQQRLNLMCDQFSLHDPAGCLAQLIQMAAAHYQQQVVVLVDEYDKPILDNIDQPELAASIRDGLKNLYSVFKGQDAFIQFVFMTGVTKFSKVSLFSGMNQLKDITLDANYATLCGYTQQDLETSFANHLEGVDWAKLKDWYNGYQFLGEPVYNPFDILLFISNQHTYRNYWFETGNPSFLLKLFRQQRYFLPDLANIEVGEEILDSFDVEHINPITLLFQAGYLTIDQVEESAWGGQIYHLRIPNKEVMLALNNQFFAGYSQQFDQVGYQKSLYNALTQANFPAIQQQIESLFASIPWRNFTQNDLPDAEGYYASVLFAWLSSINAVIIPEDINNHGQADMTIMLGEHIYVTEIKLDKTEAYQPTQPNPALAQIQSKAYAQQYLAQQQEGKQVHQLGLVFNKHARNLVQMDWQTL; translated from the coding sequence ATGAAAAAGCTCCCAATTGGCATTCAAACCTTCGCTAAAATCCGCGAAGGTGATTTTGTTTATATCGACAAAACCCCGCTGGTGCATCAGATGGTCAACAGTGCTGGGCGGTTTTTTCTATCGCGGCCACGGCGTTTCGGTAAAAGTTTGCTGCTCGATACCTTTAAGGAACTGTTTGAAGGCAACCAAGCCTTGTTTAAAGGCTTGTACATTGAAGACAAATGGGATTGGTCAACAACCTATCCGGTTATTCATTTAAATTTCGCCAATGGCGTGATTGAATCCCGTGAGGATTTAGACCAGCTAATTTACAACCTGTTAAAAGAGAATCAGCAGCGGCTCAACCTGATGTGTGATCAGTTTTCACTGCATGACCCCGCAGGTTGTTTAGCGCAACTAATTCAAATGGCAGCGGCACACTATCAACAGCAAGTGGTGGTATTGGTCGATGAATACGACAAACCGATTCTAGACAACATTGACCAGCCGGAACTGGCCGCCTCAATTCGTGATGGCTTAAAAAACCTCTATTCGGTGTTTAAAGGCCAAGATGCGTTTATTCAATTCGTGTTTATGACCGGTGTCACCAAGTTCTCCAAGGTTAGCCTGTTTAGCGGGATGAACCAGCTTAAAGACATTACGCTGGATGCCAATTATGCGACCCTCTGTGGTTACACCCAGCAGGATTTGGAAACCAGCTTTGCCAATCACCTTGAAGGCGTTGATTGGGCTAAACTCAAAGATTGGTACAACGGTTATCAGTTCTTAGGTGAGCCAGTCTATAACCCGTTTGATATTCTGCTGTTTATCTCCAATCAACACACCTATCGCAACTACTGGTTTGAAACCGGCAACCCGAGTTTTCTACTCAAGTTATTTCGCCAACAGCGCTATTTTTTACCCGACCTTGCCAACATTGAAGTTGGTGAAGAAATTCTTGATTCATTTGATGTTGAGCACATCAATCCGATTACCCTGTTATTTCAAGCGGGCTATTTAACAATTGATCAGGTAGAAGAATCCGCTTGGGGTGGGCAAATTTATCATCTGCGGATACCGAATAAAGAAGTTATGCTGGCACTCAATAATCAATTCTTTGCGGGTTATAGCCAACAGTTCGATCAAGTTGGCTATCAAAAATCGCTTTACAATGCGCTAACGCAAGCCAACTTCCCGGCGATCCAGCAACAAATCGAATCGCTATTCGCGAGCATCCCTTGGCGCAATTTCACTCAAAACGACCTGCCCGATGCCGAAGGCTATTACGCCTCGGTACTGTTTGCTTGGCTATCCAGTATTAACGCGGTGATTATTCCAGAAGACATTAACAACCACGGTCAAGCGGACATGACCATTATGCTCGGCGAGCATATTTATGTGACTGAAATTAAACTGGATAAAACCGAGGCCTATCAACCGACTCAGCCTAATCCCGCGCTAGCGCAAATCCAAAGCAAAGCCTACGCGCAACAATACCTCGCCCAACAGCAAGAAGGCAAACAGGTTCACCAACTGGGGCTAGTGTTTAACAAGCACGCACGCAACCTGGTGCAAATGGATTGGCAGACGCTGTAG
- a CDS encoding DUF4168 domain-containing protein: MKLWMAALALSGGMMTTQVALAHNHTAPVSAETSAMPSDADVDLFAQSIINVENLKQKYQMDLMQMPEAEVTEQLLEEVNARFEQEAIALIEKEGMSVEKYGEMIGLLQQNPEFLAKVQQRVDALQ, translated from the coding sequence ATGAAATTATGGATGGCCGCATTGGCTCTATCTGGCGGGATGATGACTACTCAGGTCGCCTTAGCACACAATCACACCGCACCTGTGTCAGCTGAAACCTCGGCGATGCCTTCAGATGCGGATGTCGATTTGTTCGCGCAATCAATTATTAATGTTGAAAACCTAAAACAAAAATATCAAATGGACTTGATGCAAATGCCTGAAGCGGAAGTGACTGAGCAGTTGCTAGAGGAAGTGAATGCCCGTTTTGAGCAGGAAGCGATTGCCTTGATTGAAAAAGAAGGTATGAGCGTAGAAAAATACGGCGAGATGATTGGTTTATTGCAGCAAAATCCTGAGTTTTTGGCGAAGGTGCAGCAGCGTGTTGATGCGTTGCAATAA
- the chrA gene encoding chromate efflux transporter: MNHPVAPSRFTTFISIFWQFTRLGWQAFGGPPAHIALFQRQLVNRQAWLSEQDFGHYLLISQLLPGPASSQLGFLIGVHRGGLAGGIAAFIGFTWPTALLMLTLAYYNLTALPAHWQPIILTSLLVFALALVTQATWHMAQKFCTTLLLWALALVSTGWLVWQNSLAGLLVWLVMLTLLAQLRPWLASRRAQTASAQTLNPSPAATAPETTQHIPHRPSRQQAWWLLGGTLGLALLLPLLAWLFNSDASPNLWAISSAVYHAGLFVMGGGQVVLPFLQIQWVNNGWISAEDFLAGYAYAQFMPGPMFAFASYLGALTHGPIGALVATLMIFLPGLLLAWISLSLGQNLFKQAWWQRAQPLVLVALVGLLAAMIINPLALHTLTSPAAIAVALLNLALLQFKRLPSLLLLPLNLGLFSLLLS; encoded by the coding sequence ATGAACCACCCTGTTGCGCCCTCCCGCTTCACAACGTTCATTAGTATTTTTTGGCAATTTACCCGGCTAGGTTGGCAAGCTTTTGGCGGGCCACCTGCGCACATCGCCCTGTTTCAACGCCAGTTAGTTAATCGCCAGGCCTGGTTATCTGAACAAGACTTTGGTCACTATCTATTAATCAGCCAACTCCTTCCCGGTCCCGCGAGTTCACAACTGGGTTTTTTAATTGGCGTCCATCGCGGCGGATTAGCCGGTGGCATCGCCGCTTTCATTGGCTTTACCTGGCCCACTGCGCTCCTCATGCTGACGCTGGCCTACTACAATCTCACCGCGCTGCCCGCCCATTGGCAACCAATTATTTTAACCAGTTTACTGGTGTTTGCCTTGGCACTAGTGACCCAAGCGACCTGGCACATGGCGCAAAAGTTTTGTACTACACTACTACTCTGGGCACTGGCCTTGGTCAGCACTGGTTGGCTAGTCTGGCAAAACAGTCTAGCAGGCCTGCTAGTATGGCTGGTTATGTTAACCTTATTGGCGCAATTGCGGCCATGGTTAGCATCTCGGCGAGCCCAAACGGCTTCAGCGCAAACGCTCAATCCATCGCCTGCCGCAACCGCGCCCGAAACCACGCAGCATATCCCGCATCGTCCAAGTCGTCAGCAGGCCTGGTGGTTACTGGGTGGCACACTCGGCTTAGCTCTACTGCTTCCCTTGCTGGCATGGTTATTCAATAGCGATGCCTCCCCCAATCTTTGGGCAATCAGCAGTGCGGTCTATCATGCCGGCCTGTTCGTAATGGGCGGAGGTCAAGTGGTGCTGCCCTTTTTACAAATTCAATGGGTCAATAACGGTTGGATCAGTGCCGAAGACTTTTTAGCTGGCTATGCCTATGCGCAATTTATGCCGGGACCTATGTTTGCTTTTGCCAGTTATTTAGGCGCACTGACCCATGGACCCATTGGCGCACTGGTGGCCACCTTGATGATTTTCTTACCCGGGTTATTACTGGCTTGGATCAGCTTAAGTTTGGGACAAAACCTATTTAAGCAGGCCTGGTGGCAACGTGCGCAACCACTGGTATTAGTGGCACTGGTCGGCTTACTGGCTGCGATGATTATTAATCCACTCGCCCTGCACACCCTCACCAGCCCTGCCGCTATCGCTGTCGCGCTACTCAATCTTGCTTTACTGCAATTTAAACGCCTACCCAGTTTGTTATTGCTACCACTAAACCTGGGGTTATTTAGTCTTCTACTGTCCTAA
- the rsmA gene encoding 16S rRNA (adenine(1518)-N(6)/adenine(1519)-N(6))-dimethyltransferase RsmA, with translation MSRANTHGKPSYSASGHQHKKQFGQNFLNNDGIIRQIVNAIHPQPDQHLVEIGPGEAALTTPLVQQVKRLDIIEIDRDLHQPLRNKLGHYPAFALHQADALSFDYAQLVTDNQPLRLVGNLPYNISSPLIFHLLNYLDSIADMHFMLQKEVVERLTATPGHKAFGRLSVMVQYYCEAELLFIVGPQHFDPPPKVDSAIVRLTPRRPLPYQATHLADFAALVKQSFAMKRKTLRNNLKGWLDDADYAACDIDPSLRAEALAVADFVTLANHYTQKQKDT, from the coding sequence ATGAGCCGCGCTAATACCCACGGCAAACCCAGTTATAGCGCTAGCGGCCATCAGCATAAAAAGCAATTTGGCCAAAACTTTCTGAATAACGATGGCATCATTCGCCAAATTGTCAACGCGATTCATCCCCAGCCCGACCAACATTTGGTAGAAATTGGTCCAGGTGAAGCCGCGCTGACAACCCCCTTGGTACAACAGGTTAAACGCCTGGATATTATTGAAATCGATCGCGACTTGCATCAACCTTTGCGTAACAAACTTGGGCACTACCCGGCTTTTGCTCTACATCAAGCCGATGCGCTCAGTTTTGATTATGCCCAGCTGGTCACCGACAACCAACCCTTACGTCTAGTGGGCAATCTGCCCTACAATATTTCCAGCCCGTTGATTTTTCACCTGCTCAATTATCTTGACTCTATTGCTGACATGCATTTTATGTTACAAAAAGAGGTGGTTGAACGCCTCACCGCGACACCGGGCCATAAAGCTTTTGGTCGCTTGTCGGTGATGGTGCAATATTATTGCGAGGCAGAACTGCTATTTATTGTCGGGCCACAGCACTTTGACCCACCGCCAAAAGTTGATTCAGCGATTGTGCGCCTCACCCCAAGACGCCCCTTGCCCTATCAAGCCACCCACTTGGCCGACTTTGCCGCGCTGGTAAAACAATCCTTTGCAATGAAACGCAAAACCCTGCGTAATAATTTAAAAGGCTGGCTCGATGATGCCGATTATGCCGCGTGTGATATCGACCCCAGTCTGCGCGCTGAAGCACTAGCCGTGGCCGATTTTGTAACCCTCGCAAACCACTACACCCAAAAACAAAAGGACACCTAA
- a CDS encoding symmetrical bis(5'-nucleosyl)-tetraphosphatase: MATYVIGDLQGCLDPLIELLAQIQFDPAHDQAWFVGDIVNRGPQSLECLRYVKNMGDAAKTVLGNHDFHLLASYLGVEKYRAKSDTLDPILEADDADELIDWFRQQPLMIQDALHPWVMVHAGIPPQWTISEAAVYAQELQDVMCSPRWEAFIRDHLFGSKTRTWHPTLTGWERYRYIVNAFARMRYCDAKGKLEFKTKSHPQHFNHPEYLPWFAHPNRRNKDHQIFFGHWSTLGAMDAYQVHATDTGCLWGGELTAYCADTQIRHSVRCPCYADPKPASSS; this comes from the coding sequence ATGGCGACCTATGTCATTGGCGACTTACAAGGCTGTTTAGACCCACTCATTGAGTTACTCGCACAGATTCAGTTTGATCCCGCCCATGACCAGGCCTGGTTTGTTGGTGATATTGTTAATCGCGGCCCACAATCACTTGAATGCTTGCGCTATGTCAAAAACATGGGCGATGCGGCTAAAACCGTATTGGGCAACCATGACTTTCATTTGTTAGCCAGCTACCTCGGCGTTGAAAAATACCGCGCCAAATCCGATACGCTCGACCCGATTCTTGAAGCAGATGATGCCGATGAGTTGATTGATTGGTTTCGCCAACAACCGCTAATGATCCAAGACGCACTGCATCCCTGGGTAATGGTTCATGCCGGTATTCCACCGCAATGGACTATTAGCGAGGCGGCGGTCTATGCGCAAGAACTTCAGGATGTCATGTGCTCGCCCCGCTGGGAAGCATTTATTCGCGACCATCTGTTCGGCAGTAAAACGCGCACTTGGCATCCGACCTTAACAGGTTGGGAGCGTTATCGATATATTGTCAATGCCTTTGCCCGGATGCGCTATTGTGATGCCAAAGGTAAATTAGAGTTTAAAACCAAATCACACCCGCAGCACTTTAATCATCCTGAGTATTTACCCTGGTTTGCGCATCCGAACCGACGCAATAAAGATCATCAAATCTTTTTTGGCCATTGGTCAACGCTCGGTGCCATGGACGCCTACCAAGTCCATGCCACCGATACCGGGTGTTTGTGGGGCGGCGAGCTAACCGCCTATTGTGCGGATACCCAAATTCGCCACAGCGTGCGCTGCCCCTGTTATGCCGACCCCAAACCAGCGAGTTCAAGTTGA
- a CDS encoding peptidylprolyl isomerase, producing the protein MTAQTRFNGSSLPTWLLAGLLMAVASLAQAQTPLDRIAAVVNNDIILLSELDEQTDLSLAELRERGINPPARNIMQERVLDSIIMQKLQEERARERGLRVSDDDINRQLIQIAQENNLTLVQLRDVLNREQPDGFNKIRQQIANQTLIQRLREIEVISQIAVTEDEVQQFIQRRKLDAANNEYRLAHILISRPDSATQAQRNELQARINRIYQQLQEGASFAEMAITHSEGRQALNGGDLGWLTDDQIPSFFADTVRSLQPGDISPIIESSNGFHIVTLLETRRNQSQSGLDLEQEAIQAIRNRKGNETFDLWMRRLRDDAVIDIRL; encoded by the coding sequence ATGACCGCTCAAACTCGCTTTAATGGCTCTTCATTACCCACTTGGCTATTAGCAGGCCTGCTTATGGCCGTGGCCAGTCTTGCACAAGCCCAAACCCCCTTAGACCGCATTGCGGCGGTGGTGAATAACGATATTATTTTGCTCAGCGAACTTGATGAACAAACCGATTTATCTTTGGCTGAGTTACGCGAACGCGGCATTAACCCGCCAGCACGCAACATTATGCAAGAACGCGTATTAGATTCCATCATCATGCAAAAGCTGCAAGAAGAACGTGCACGTGAGCGGGGTTTGCGGGTATCCGATGATGATATCAATCGTCAATTGATTCAGATTGCGCAAGAAAACAACCTGACGTTAGTCCAGTTGCGCGATGTGCTCAATCGCGAACAACCTGACGGCTTCAACAAAATTCGGCAACAAATTGCGAATCAAACCCTGATTCAGCGTTTACGTGAAATTGAAGTGATTAGCCAAATTGCGGTCACCGAAGACGAAGTACAGCAGTTTATCCAGCGTCGTAAACTTGATGCGGCCAATAACGAATACCGCTTGGCACATATCCTAATTAGCCGCCCCGATTCTGCGACTCAAGCGCAGCGTAATGAACTGCAAGCCCGCATTAATCGGATTTACCAACAGCTACAAGAGGGGGCATCGTTTGCTGAAATGGCTATTACCCATTCTGAAGGACGCCAAGCGCTAAACGGTGGCGATTTAGGCTGGTTAACCGATGATCAAATTCCGTCATTTTTTGCCGACACGGTGCGCAGTTTACAACCGGGTGATATTTCGCCAATTATTGAAAGCTCGAACGGGTTTCATATTGTGACCTTGCTCGAAACGCGCCGTAATCAAAGCCAATCCGGTTTGGACTTAGAACAAGAGGCGATTCAAGCGATTCGTAATCGTAAAGGCAATGAAACTTTTGATTTGTGGATGCGCCGTTTACGCGATGATGCGGTCATCGATATTCGGTTGTGA